GAGTATTTCAACATCTGGGTCGCTGCCCTGAGTGCCGATTATATAGGCTATGCCATGTTACCCATGTCCAATCTGAATGGACTGGAAATTGAAAGAAACATCGACCCTACGATCGATGGCATTTTCATCGACTATAGATACTTCGGGACTGGCTACAATGCTGATGACTTTTCGAAAGGACGAACTGTAACACACGAGGCAGGTCACTGGCTAGGTCTTCGACACATATGGGGAGATAGTCCAAGCTGTAGCCAGGATGATTATTGTGATGATACACCTGAACAAAGCGGTAGTACAGATTTTGATTTAACTTGCGATGAAGCCTCTATGTCAATTTCTTGTGGATCGGTCGATATGGTTCAAAACTATATGGACTATACTGCTGATGCCTGCATGAACCTTTTCACCCAGGATCAAAGAAATCGGATGAGGGTAGTTCTAGAAAATAGCCCGCGACGAAAAAGCTTACTCAATAGCCCTGCCAAATTAGAACCCATTCAAGTCGCCAATGATTTAGGAATTTTTGAGGTAGTTAGTCCGCTTCAAGCGAATTGTGAGAACACATTTATCCCTGAAATTGTGGTAAGGAATTATGGCACCAACAGCATCAGTGATTTTGAAGTGGCATTGTATATAGATGATGTTGAGGTAGAGCAGTTTAATACAGTTACAAATCTGGACCTTCTCGAGACTACAACAGTCACGTTTTCCGAGTCCATTTCTAATTTAAAATCAAGTAAATACAGTTTCATTATTGAGAGTGTCAACAACACAACTGATGGAAACCCTGAAAACAACATTAAAGATGTGTTTGCTTATTTCCCTGAAACAGAAACCTTGCCTCAGGCAGAGGACTTTTCTAATAGTACAACACCCCAAAACTCTACTTACTTCATTGATGAGAGTTCTAGTTGGACCTATGCAGTTGCACCTGATGCTGATGCTAATAATGAAGCCGCTGTTCTCAACTATGCCACTGCCCCTTCTTCTGATTATGGCAATGCTGATTATTTGATTAGCAATAGTATGAGCATGATTGGTATAGCATCTCTTGATCTGAATTTTAAATATGCCTACGCTTCAAATTCCACGAGCAAATCCGACGGTTTAGAGGTTCGGATTTCTACTGATTGTGGGGAAACCTTTCCTATCGAAAATTCAGTCTTCTTGAGATGGGCACCTAATCTTGGTACAACCTCTGTATCGGACGCATCATTCATTCCTAGCGGAGCTGGTGATTGGGAAGAAGTATCTATCAATTTGAGTCCCTTTGTCAATGCAGAATCTTTAACAATCGCCTTCATTGGCTACAACGGAAACGGTAACAATATATACCTGGACGATATTCTACTTTACTCTAGCATAACTAACAATTATGATGTTCTCATTGAGGATGTAAATCAAGTCCCGGTGGTTAGTTGTATAGACCAATTCACTGCTGACATAGTGGTTAGAAATAATGGTTTTATGGACTTGAACTCCTTTCGTCTGCAAGCTAACATCGACGATCAAAGCTATGATCAGATTTTTGATACGGGAATCAATTTGATTCCTGGCGAAACCACTTCTATCTCACTAAGTTTTTCTGGCATTAGTGAAGGAGAAAAAGTTTTATCAGTAACTGTCTCTGAACCCAATGGAGAAATCGATGACAACCCAGAAAACAACTACGCCAATCCACGGTTCACCATTAATGAAAGTGAAGAAGATATCCCAATTAAGATAGACTTCTTAGAACAAGCTGCATTCAGCAATTGGGAATACTACAGCCAGGATGCCTTTCAGTTTTGGGAGATATATGTAGATGACAGGGACTACATGAATCGATCTTTGTTTTACAACGCATTCACTAACATCAACCTTGGGATAGAAAACTTATACGTAAGCCCAGTTCTCAATCTAAGGGGACTCAATGAGGCCTCCTTACAATTCGACTACTCCTACGCATATAGAGACGGGAGAAATGACAGACTGCAAGTGCTTCTTTCCAGAAATTGTGGAAGATCCTTTGATGAAGTCTTGTTCGATCAAAATGGAATTGGATTAGCCGTAGAAGAAACAAGCTCAGAATGGTACCCAACGGAAGAAAGTCAATGGAAAACAGCTAAAATCGACTTGAGTGAATATGCGGGCAGGTCGGATATTCGGGTGGCATTCGCTTTCACCAACCAAAATGGCAACAACCTATTTATAGATAATATCGAGTTTTTTGATTTGGCAGAACCTATTGAAATCCCTGATCTAGAAGAAAAAATACGAACCTTCCCTAACCCAGCCGAAGATCAGTTTACAGTCAAACTAAACCTAAAGGTTAAACAACAAGCCCGAATCAGACTGGTAAGTCTTAGAGGAGAAGTCATACTGGACATGCCCGTAAACAATGCCCTGAATCAAGAAATACTAATAAGGAACATAGAAGCAAGCCCCGGCATCTACATCCTCCAATTTCTTGGTGATACTGATCAGATCAGCAAACGAATCATGATTACTAGATAGACGTTCTAAGTTGAGACAGCTTTTGATGTCTATCTATCGCAAGGTCGATGAGCTCAGAAATCAAATCTGTATAGGCGATTCCACTGGCCTCCCATAGTTTCGGGTACATACTGATTTTGGTAAAACCTGGGATGGTATTGATTTCATTGACCAATATTTCACCCTCCTTAGTCAAAAACACATCTACACGAGAAAAACCTTCGCATTCTAAGACCTGAAAGGTTTTGATAGCGATCTCTTGTATATTCTTGATTTGATCTTCTGTAATTTTCGCCGGGATATTGATAGTGTAGCCCTTATCATCCAGATATTTAGCTTCGTAGGAGTAAAAGTTATGACTGAATGAAATCTCGCCTGGAATGGAGGCTTTTGGTTCCTCATTTCCTAATATGGCACATTCTATCTCTCTCCCATCGATGAACTCTTCTATTACAATTTTCCTGTCATAGGCAAACGCTTCATCCAAAGCCTTTTGATAAGTCCCCTCATCATCAACTCTATTGATCCCCACAGAGGAACCCAGGTTAGCAGGCTTCACAAACAAAGGCAACCCAAGTTCAGCAGTGATTGCTTCAAAGGTTGGGCGCTCTTCATGAGAGCGCAGAGCCACGTACTTCCCAATTGGCAATCCCGCATCACGCAGCAATCTCTTCATCACATCCTTGTCCATACCTACAGCAGAACCCAGAACATCGCCTCCCACGAATGGCACATCCGCCAATTTCAACAAGCCCTGTACTGCTCCATCCTCGCCCATCGGACCATGCAGTATGGGGAATACCACATCAATTTTTTCAGAGAAAGCACTATTGTTTAGAGAATTTAGTTGGCCTGCACTCTGCGGCACCAGAGACACATGATCAGCATCTCCTTTTAGCGTCAGATTTTCTCCTTCGCCCAGAATCAAATCAGCCGCTTCATCAAAAAGCCACTTCCCTTCTTTGCTTATTCCTATCAAAACGGGATTAAAACGCGTTTTATCAAGTGCGTCTATCACATTTTTAGCAGAGCGAAGTGAGATTTCATGTTCGGCAGACTTGCCTCCAAATAAGATTCCAACGTTAATTTTATCCTGTGCCATAGGCGGCAAATCTATATTCTTTTTGTTAGTTATTTTACATGGCAATTAAGATAATAAAGCTTCTTCCCTCAGTTTAGCCGGTACTTTCTTTTACTTTTGGTGGTTACTGATTTTGGATTAAAGCGTTAAGAAATATTAATTCGCTATGAAATATTTCCCATCCATCCGAAATAGATATTAATTTGCCCCTGAACTAACATCAGGAATCAATCACCCTGTCAATGGAAGAAATCGTAGAAAAGAAAAAGACCAGCAGAAACCAGTTCCTCATTCATCTGGGACTAGCGATCGTCACGATCATCTTTTTGGTATATGCTACCTTCAACATATATTTCCCTTATATCACCAATCATGGAGAGAGCCTAACCGTTCCTAACCTGGAAGGCAAACAGCTGGAGGATTTGGAGGAGTTTTTAGAAGACCGTGACCTACGATATGAAGTGGAACCAGACTCTGGCTATTCTGCCAAATACCCTCCGCTAGCGGTACTGAAGCAATTCCCTCTACCCAATGCCAAGGTGAAAGAAAACAGAAAGATCTATGTGACGCTAAATGCAGTAAACCCTCCTATGGTCAAGTTGCCATCACTGAAAGGCAGGTCTCTCAAAAATGCACAGCTAGAACTACGTAGCTTGGGTCTAGCCATGGGAGAAATTAGATACAAGCCAGATTTTGCGCTAAATACGATTTTGGCTCAGTATCATGAAGGCGATTTGATCAAAGAAGGAGACGAAATAGCCAAAGGCTCGACCATTGATTTCGAAGTGGGTGATGGATTAGGCAATCAGAATTTCCAGATGCTCAATCTTAAGAATTTGAGTTTGGATGAGGCCATCTTCGTGATGCGAGGATATGGATTAAAAGTTGGCGATATTTACTATGAAAAAGAAGGCTATATCGTAACAGAAAAGGAAAAGCCTGATGGAGAAATCATCACCAAAAAAGAAAAAGTGATGGGTGGTTTGGTATTCAAGCAAAACCCAAATTCAGAATCCAGCGCAAGAATTGGTCAGTCAGTGGATCTATGGGTAGTTGAAATTGACTCTGCAAAGATTAAAAACATCCCAAGTCTGGATGTAGTAGATGAGGAACAGTAGGTTTATGAGATTGAAGGTTTGGTTAACTATAATTTTCGTGACTCTGGTAGGAATTCAAGCTACCCGGGCACAAATAATAGTCAAACCCATCTCTCCCGTTTCATATTCTAATTCATCACAAATTCAGGGAAGAACATTGGCTCAATTGGCCGACACGACGGTTCTTCCTTTTTGGGATGATTTTTCTACTTCCTCAATAGCACCCAACCCAGCTAAATGGAATCTTTCGGATGGAGTTTATGTCAATGGCAACATGGCTCAAAATCCTCCTAGTTTCAATGTGATCAGTTTTGATGGATTGGATAGCAATGGCACACCATATGATAGTGAATCAACCATTCGTCTGCTTGATATTTTAGAATCTCAAGCCATAGATTTGAGTCAAATTCCTTCTGGTGAAACTGCCGTTTTCAGTTTCTACTTCCAAAGGACAGGGTATGGAGAAAAGCCTGAAGCCAAAGACTCTCTGAGGGTCCTTTTGAAGAGTATAAATGATGAATGGGTAAGAAACGACGACCTGGTACTAACAGGTACAGGATCCAGAGACATAGAGCCTTTTCAAAGGATCAATTTCCCTATCACCCACCCTGACTTGCTTCACGAAGGCTTTCAACTACGATTCGAAAACTATGGCAACCCAACTGGTGGCTTTGACACCTGGCATCTGGACTATATCCTGGTGGACACATATGATTTGAACATTACTGATTGGGAATCCATAACAGACCATGCGATTTCCAGACAACCTACCTCCATTTTCAAGAGATACACCAACATTCCCTTTGATCAATTTTTCAGCTATTCTGATAGTATTTTTACCAACCCAGAATTCGTTTTATATTCTCTTTTCTCTGGTCAAAACAATGTTACTTATCTATTATCTGTAACAGACACATTAATGAATTCGCAGTTATTTGAAGTTCCTCAAAACCCAAACCAGTTGCCTTTGGAAGGAATTAATGATTACAAATCATACTCTATCAAAGGACTAAATATGGGATTATTTTCAGGTTTAGAGAATAGGGATTCTTTGTTCTTAGAGTCAAAAATCTCCTATTTATCAAGTAATAACCAACCACCATACCTAATTAATGACACGTCACGAATGTATCTTAATATCCACGAAACCCTCTCCTACGACGATGGCTCAGCAGAGTATGCAGGTGGACTTAATCAAAGCGGCGGAGAAATTGCCATCCAGTACACCTTACCAACCCAAGACACCCTGACACACGTTGACATTTACTTCCCTCGGTTCCTTCCGGTACCAACAAATAAAACTTTGGATTTGATCATCTATGATAATCTATCAGGTGAAACAGGATCTACACTTAGGCGAACAGAAATATTCATGTCTTCGAGCGATGCGATCAATAGATTCACAAGGTATGAACTCAGTCGACCTGTTGTTCTTCCTCAGGGAGACTTTTTCATTTCTTTAAAACAAGCCACCAATGACTACATTCCTTATGGGTTAGATAAGAATACTAATAACTGGGACCGCATATTTTTCAAGCCTGATGAAACATGGATACAAAATACAGCGGAACAAGTTTCTGGCTCATTTATGATCCGCGCGATTTTTGCAGACAATGATTATGAAGTGCTAGCTTCCAGCTCACTTGATGAGTCAATTCACATTTATCCAAATCCTGCCAATCAAATCATTAACATCAAAGGGGATTTTGATCACCTTCTATTGATAGACTTATCGGGTCAAATATTGATAGAAAGTACCGATTCCCAAATCAACGTGAGTCAACTAAGGAACGGCATTTATCTTCTTAAGATCAACAGCAAAGGGAAAGTGATCACCCAAAAATTGGTGATCAATCATTGATCAGGACAATCGATTTTTAAAGTCCTCGTAACCAAACTCTCGCCAAAGCTCAAAGCTCCCATCTAATTGGATGACACCTATGCCTGGATGACCGATCCCATTGAAAGTTGAGGTCTTCACCATCGTATAATGCATCATATCCAGAAAGGTAATTGAGTCGCCCGGTTTCAGTTCTTGATCAAACCCATAAGACTCCATAAAATCACCAGCAAGGCAGCTTACACCTCCCATGCGGTAAGCAATCTGCCCTTCTTCTAACTTCTCATTTCCCTCTTCGATTTTGGGTCTATAGGGCATCTCCAGGCAATCTGGCATGTGACAAGTAAAGGAAGCATCAATGATTGCCGTCTTTTGTCCTTTGCGATCTACCACGTCCAGAACTGTCGTTTTCAGATAACCCGTTTGCCAGGCAAAGGCACTACCTGGTTCCAGAATGATATGAAGATCATGTTTCTCTTTAAAGGCCTTTAATACTTGAATCAGGTGCTCGACATCATAACCACTTCGAGTCATCAAATGTCCCCCTCCCAGGTTCAACCATTTGATTTGTGGGAGCCATTGCCCAAACTTCTCTTCTATGGCCTTCAGCACTTCTTCTAAGGCATAAGAATCACTCTCACAAAGCACATGCGAGTGAAACCCTTCTACGCCATCAGGCAAGCCCTCCTTTAGCTCTTCGACTCCCACCCCAAGTCTTGAGTGCGGAGACGCTGGATTGTATAAGGCAGTTTCTACATCTGACTGTTCAGGGTTGATCCTAAGGCCCACAGACACACCCTGCTTTGCCACTTGATCTTTGTACTTTGATAATTGGCTTAGTGAGTTGAAAGTAAGATGAGAGGAGCCTGCAATGATCTGGTTCAGTTCACCCTCCTTATAAGCCACACAGTAGGTATGAGCTTTTGCATTCATGTGCTCATTACAGAGCTGAAGTTCGTGTAAGGAACTCGCTGTAGCCCCATGAATGTATTCTCTGATAATCGGAAAGGCCTTCCACATGGCGAACCCTTTGAAGGCGAGAATAATCTCTGCGCCTGATTCGCGGCTTACCTTAGAGATCAATTCCAGATTTTGGCGAAGCTTGGCCTCCTCCAGGACAAAACATGGAGAAGGCATATTTGTTTTTTCACTCATTAATTCAATTCCAAATCAATGTCATGTTGCTCAACCCATGGCAGCCCTTGAGTCATCAATTGCTCCATGAATGGGTCTGGATTGAACTCTTCCACATTGAATACGCCAGCACCAGTCCATTTCTTTGTTAATAGCATCATAGCACCAATCATAGCTGGTACACCCGTCGTATAAGAAACACCCTGTGCGCCCGTTTCGTCAAATGCATCCTGATGTTTGCAGTTGTTGTAGACATAATAGGTTTTTTCCTTTCCGTCTTTCAACCCTTTGATTCTACAACCAATAGAGGTTTCACCCACGTAGTTGTCCCCCAGACTTCCTGGGTCTGGCAATACAGCCTTCAAAAACTGCAAAGGAACGATCTGCTTACCCTCAAAATCAATCGGCTCGATACTCGCCATACCAATGTTTTGAATTACTCTTAAATGAGTCAGGTATTCATCACCAAAAGTCATCCAGAAACGCGCTCTTTTCAAGGATGGGAAATTTTTCACCAAAGACTCTAGTTCTTCGTGATAGATCACATAACTCGCTCTGGCTCCAATATTAGGATAGTTAAGATCCTTTCTTATTTCGTGTGGCGCAGTTTCTACCCAATCACCATTTTCCCAGTAGCGCCCCTTTTGAGTTACTTCTCTTATGTTGATTTCTGGATTGAAATTGGTCGCAAATGCTTTACCATGATCTCCTCCATTGCAATCCACGATATCCAAATAGTGAATCTCATCAAAGTGATGCTTAGCTGCATAAGCAGTATAAATACTAGTTACTCCAGGATCAAACCCACAACCCAAAACAGCAGTCAATCCAGCTTCTTTGAATTTGTCTTGATAGGCCCATTGCCAGCTATATTCAAATTTCGCCTCGTCCAGCGGCTCATAGTTGGCGGTGTCTAAATAATGAACACCCGTTTCTAAACAGGCATCCATGATGGTAAGATCCTGATAAGGCAACGCTACATTGATGACCATCTCTGGTTTCACTTTGTTGATCAAGGCAACAAGTTCTGGAACATTGTCCGCATCCACTTGAGCGGTAGTCATTTCAAATCCCAACTGGTCTTTGATATCCTTAGCGATAACATCACATTTGGACTGGGTACGACTCGCGAGACAAATCTCAGAAAACACTTCGTTGTTTTGTGCACATTTGTAAGCCACCACTCGGCCTACACCTCCTGCACCTATGATTAATACTTTGGACATTTTGGTTATTTAATTTTAAACAAAGCTACTGAATGGATGTCTTGAATAACAAAACTCAAATCTTTTTTATTTCACATGACTACCAACTATTGAATGTTGTCTAGGATTTAGTTAACTTAAACTAATAATCAAGATCTTAATCTGGAAAACTATGTACAAACACTCATTCTTCGCAACCCTTCTTGTATGTATCACCTTGTTTTTTTCTTGTTCCAGCCAAAGAGACTTTGTCATCGAATCGGATTATAGCTACAACGGTCGATTCAAAAAATACAAAACCTTTGACTTCATTGCCATGTCAGAAAATGACTCATTGGTACACAAGCAATTAATTGAAGAAACCATCGCGTCTAGAATGCACGCCCAAGGCTATCGCTACAGCACTGACAAACCTGATCTGCTTATAACCTATAAGATCTTCGTTGAGAATTTTGATATGAAAGGTTACTCACAACCCAGTTTTGATAGATGGGTAGCAGAGAACTGGAGTGAAAAACTACTGGTAGATGACAAATTGGTCAATGATGGTTCCGCAGACATCACAGCTGAATACAACGATCAAAAATTCGCTATGTATGATGGTACTATGTTGGTTTCCTTTTTTGACAGAAAAAGAAGAAGAACAGTATGGCAAGGCTATGCGTCAGGAGTTTTTGCTCAGGGCGATGACACTTCTGAAAGAAGCGTAAAGATTGCAACCGCTAAGATATTCAGAGAATTTAGAATTGTAGCTAATGGCTACATAATCAAAAAAGACGTTTAATTTCTGTCCATAAACGCAATAAAAAAAGCCTCCAGAACTGGAGGCTTTTTTATTTCAGTATCTGAGCACTATGCTCTTTGGTTTTCACCTTTGAGATAATCTCTTCTATCTTCCCATTTTCATCGATTACAAATGTAGTTCGAAAAGTTCCCATGTACTTTCTACCATACATCTGCTTTTCTCCCCATGTTCCGAACATTTCATGAACCTTCTTATCTGTATCTGCGATCAGGTCAAATGGCAATTCATACTTATCAATAAACTTCTGATGTGATTTTTCACTATCAGTACTCACTCCCAAGACCTCATAGCCCTGATCTAACAACGCCTTATAATTATCCCTGAGATCACAGGACTCTGCTGTGCAGCCCGGTGTGTTATCCTTTGGGTAAAAATACAAAACCAGCTTTTTCCCAGCGAAATCTGAAAGTTTAACGGTCTCTCCTTTTTGGTTTACTCCTTCGAATTGGGGAGCATCTGCTCCTACTTCTAAACTCATATTAAAATCCTCTTGAAATGATGGTACTTAATTCTTCAGCATTCAACAACTTGATTTTGTTGTGCTGAATTTCTATTAATCCCTCGTTCTTAAAGTCCGACAATGTACGAATCACAGACTCAGGTGAGGTCCCTACAATATTAGACAAATCCTCCCTCGAGATAGAAAAAGACACGGTTTGTTCCCCAAAATTCTTCTTAACCGACAAAAGTGCTTCTGCCACTCTCTGCCTTACAGAATTGTAAGCGAGATGCAGCATCTTCTCTTCTATCTCTTTGATGTTATTAGACAAGATCTTGATAAAACTACTTGCAACCGAACGGTCCTTGTAAATCAATTGAAGAAAATCATCTTTTGGAATAAAATAAGCTTCGACATCTTCTATCGACATAGCACCTTCGCTATGGTCAGATTGGGTAATCAAATCGTTGAACCCTAAAAAGGATTCTGGACCAAACAATCCAGTAATCAACTCCTTTCCATCCGAGTTGGTTTTATAGGTCTTTACCTTTCCTGATTTGATATAGATCAAATGGTTAGGGTAGTCACCTTGATGATAAAGATTCATTTTCTTCTTATAAGCACGGATCTTCTTCTCTTTCGAAAGCTCTTTCAAACTCTCTACCTGTTTGGCATCATTGAAGAAATCATCCAGCCCAGAAACGCTGGTCTCATAGTCTTTTTGAATCTGACGACTCCTATTGATTCTGGCCTCCACAGCATCCAGCAACTCAATATCGTCATATGGTTTGGTCAAATAGTCATCAGCTCCCAGATTCATCCCCTTTCTCATATCAGCTTTTTCTGCTTTGGCTGTTAGGAAGATGAATGGAATGTGGGAAGTTTCCGGATTCTTCATCACTATATGAAGCACTCCATACCCATCCAATCCTGGCATCATGATATCACAGATGATCAGATCAGGGATATCCTTTCTCAAGGCCTCAATTCCTTCTTTCCCATTGCATGCTGTCCCGACTTCATAACCGGCCAGTTCTAGTATTTCCGCTGTATTCTCACGGACGCTATC
This is a stretch of genomic DNA from Reichenbachiella ulvae. It encodes these proteins:
- a CDS encoding T9SS-dependent choice-of-anchor J family protein, whose protein sequence is MRNLLLYTSLLFLPLISWSQDRCGTVPFNETRFGDTEQTHFEEWMQNKIREKRTLRMGAQKADEVYTIPVVVHIIHKGEAEGMQSNIPLEQIESQIQTLNEDFRRLNADASNTPLEFEPVAADIQIEFELAKRDPEGLPTNGINRVKGSQNTYSISEIETLSSESYWSSDEYFNIWVAALSADYIGYAMLPMSNLNGLEIERNIDPTIDGIFIDYRYFGTGYNADDFSKGRTVTHEAGHWLGLRHIWGDSPSCSQDDYCDDTPEQSGSTDFDLTCDEASMSISCGSVDMVQNYMDYTADACMNLFTQDQRNRMRVVLENSPRRKSLLNSPAKLEPIQVANDLGIFEVVSPLQANCENTFIPEIVVRNYGTNSISDFEVALYIDDVEVEQFNTVTNLDLLETTTVTFSESISNLKSSKYSFIIESVNNTTDGNPENNIKDVFAYFPETETLPQAEDFSNSTTPQNSTYFIDESSSWTYAVAPDADANNEAAVLNYATAPSSDYGNADYLISNSMSMIGIASLDLNFKYAYASNSTSKSDGLEVRISTDCGETFPIENSVFLRWAPNLGTTSVSDASFIPSGAGDWEEVSINLSPFVNAESLTIAFIGYNGNGNNIYLDDILLYSSITNNYDVLIEDVNQVPVVSCIDQFTADIVVRNNGFMDLNSFRLQANIDDQSYDQIFDTGINLIPGETTSISLSFSGISEGEKVLSVTVSEPNGEIDDNPENNYANPRFTINESEEDIPIKIDFLEQAAFSNWEYYSQDAFQFWEIYVDDRDYMNRSLFYNAFTNINLGIENLYVSPVLNLRGLNEASLQFDYSYAYRDGRNDRLQVLLSRNCGRSFDEVLFDQNGIGLAVEETSSEWYPTEESQWKTAKIDLSEYAGRSDIRVAFAFTNQNGNNLFIDNIEFFDLAEPIEIPDLEEKIRTFPNPAEDQFTVKLNLKVKQQARIRLVSLRGEVILDMPVNNALNQEILIRNIEASPGIYILQFLGDTDQISKRIMITR
- the ddlA gene encoding D-alanine--D-alanine ligase; protein product: MAQDKINVGILFGGKSAEHEISLRSAKNVIDALDKTRFNPVLIGISKEGKWLFDEAADLILGEGENLTLKGDADHVSLVPQSAGQLNSLNNSAFSEKIDVVFPILHGPMGEDGAVQGLLKLADVPFVGGDVLGSAVGMDKDVMKRLLRDAGLPIGKYVALRSHEERPTFEAITAELGLPLFVKPANLGSSVGINRVDDEGTYQKALDEAFAYDRKIVIEEFIDGREIECAILGNEEPKASIPGEISFSHNFYSYEAKYLDDKGYTINIPAKITEDQIKNIQEIAIKTFQVLECEGFSRVDVFLTKEGEILVNEINTIPGFTKISMYPKLWEASGIAYTDLISELIDLAIDRHQKLSQLRTSI
- a CDS encoding PASTA domain-containing protein; this translates as MEEIVEKKKTSRNQFLIHLGLAIVTIIFLVYATFNIYFPYITNHGESLTVPNLEGKQLEDLEEFLEDRDLRYEVEPDSGYSAKYPPLAVLKQFPLPNAKVKENRKIYVTLNAVNPPMVKLPSLKGRSLKNAQLELRSLGLAMGEIRYKPDFALNTILAQYHEGDLIKEGDEIAKGSTIDFEVGDGLGNQNFQMLNLKNLSLDEAIFVMRGYGLKVGDIYYEKEGYIVTEKEKPDGEIITKKEKVMGGLVFKQNPNSESSARIGQSVDLWVVEIDSAKIKNIPSLDVVDEEQ
- a CDS encoding T9SS type A sorting domain-containing protein; translated protein: MRLKVWLTIIFVTLVGIQATRAQIIVKPISPVSYSNSSQIQGRTLAQLADTTVLPFWDDFSTSSIAPNPAKWNLSDGVYVNGNMAQNPPSFNVISFDGLDSNGTPYDSESTIRLLDILESQAIDLSQIPSGETAVFSFYFQRTGYGEKPEAKDSLRVLLKSINDEWVRNDDLVLTGTGSRDIEPFQRINFPITHPDLLHEGFQLRFENYGNPTGGFDTWHLDYILVDTYDLNITDWESITDHAISRQPTSIFKRYTNIPFDQFFSYSDSIFTNPEFVLYSLFSGQNNVTYLLSVTDTLMNSQLFEVPQNPNQLPLEGINDYKSYSIKGLNMGLFSGLENRDSLFLESKISYLSSNNQPPYLINDTSRMYLNIHETLSYDDGSAEYAGGLNQSGGEIAIQYTLPTQDTLTHVDIYFPRFLPVPTNKTLDLIIYDNLSGETGSTLRRTEIFMSSSDAINRFTRYELSRPVVLPQGDFFISLKQATNDYIPYGLDKNTNNWDRIFFKPDETWIQNTAEQVSGSFMIRAIFADNDYEVLASSSLDESIHIYPNPANQIINIKGDFDHLLLIDLSGQILIESTDSQINVSQLRNGIYLLKINSKGKVITQKLVINH
- the nspC gene encoding carboxynorspermidine decarboxylase encodes the protein MSEKTNMPSPCFVLEEAKLRQNLELISKVSRESGAEIILAFKGFAMWKAFPIIREYIHGATASSLHELQLCNEHMNAKAHTYCVAYKEGELNQIIAGSSHLTFNSLSQLSKYKDQVAKQGVSVGLRINPEQSDVETALYNPASPHSRLGVGVEELKEGLPDGVEGFHSHVLCESDSYALEEVLKAIEEKFGQWLPQIKWLNLGGGHLMTRSGYDVEHLIQVLKAFKEKHDLHIILEPGSAFAWQTGYLKTTVLDVVDRKGQKTAIIDASFTCHMPDCLEMPYRPKIEEGNEKLEEGQIAYRMGGVSCLAGDFMESYGFDQELKPGDSITFLDMMHYTMVKTSTFNGIGHPGIGVIQLDGSFELWREFGYEDFKNRLS
- a CDS encoding saccharopine dehydrogenase family protein, which codes for MSKVLIIGAGGVGRVVAYKCAQNNEVFSEICLASRTQSKCDVIAKDIKDQLGFEMTTAQVDADNVPELVALINKVKPEMVINVALPYQDLTIMDACLETGVHYLDTANYEPLDEAKFEYSWQWAYQDKFKEAGLTAVLGCGFDPGVTSIYTAYAAKHHFDEIHYLDIVDCNGGDHGKAFATNFNPEINIREVTQKGRYWENGDWVETAPHEIRKDLNYPNIGARASYVIYHEELESLVKNFPSLKRARFWMTFGDEYLTHLRVIQNIGMASIEPIDFEGKQIVPLQFLKAVLPDPGSLGDNYVGETSIGCRIKGLKDGKEKTYYVYNNCKHQDAFDETGAQGVSYTTGVPAMIGAMMLLTKKWTGAGVFNVEEFNPDPFMEQLMTQGLPWVEQHDIDLELN
- a CDS encoding DUF4136 domain-containing protein, whose translation is MYKHSFFATLLVCITLFFSCSSQRDFVIESDYSYNGRFKKYKTFDFIAMSENDSLVHKQLIEETIASRMHAQGYRYSTDKPDLLITYKIFVENFDMKGYSQPSFDRWVAENWSEKLLVDDKLVNDGSADITAEYNDQKFAMYDGTMLVSFFDRKRRRTVWQGYASGVFAQGDDTSERSVKIATAKIFREFRIVANGYIIKKDV
- the bcp gene encoding thioredoxin-dependent thiol peroxidase; the protein is MSLEVGADAPQFEGVNQKGETVKLSDFAGKKLVLYFYPKDNTPGCTAESCDLRDNYKALLDQGYEVLGVSTDSEKSHQKFIDKYELPFDLIADTDKKVHEMFGTWGEKQMYGRKYMGTFRTTFVIDENGKIEEIISKVKTKEHSAQILK
- a CDS encoding response regulator: MQKILLIEDNDSVRENTAEILELAGYEVGTACNGKEGIEALRKDIPDLIICDIMMPGLDGYGVLHIVMKNPETSHIPFIFLTAKAEKADMRKGMNLGADDYLTKPYDDIELLDAVEARINRSRQIQKDYETSVSGLDDFFNDAKQVESLKELSKEKKIRAYKKKMNLYHQGDYPNHLIYIKSGKVKTYKTNSDGKELITGLFGPESFLGFNDLITQSDHSEGAMSIEDVEAYFIPKDDFLQLIYKDRSVASSFIKILSNNIKEIEEKMLHLAYNSVRQRVAEALLSVKKNFGEQTVSFSISREDLSNIVGTSPESVIRTLSDFKNEGLIEIQHNKIKLLNAEELSTIISRGF